A window of Hordeum vulgare subsp. vulgare chromosome 5H, MorexV3_pseudomolecules_assembly, whole genome shotgun sequence genomic DNA:
AGTGCAGACCAATCTCATCTTCTTCCATGCACTCCATGGTCATGGTCGGATCTGCTCCGCGCTCGCGCCGACTTCATCACAGGACCAAAGCGGGCGCCATCTCTCCGAATAACATTTTTAAGCAGAAAAGGCGAGGCAGTATGAATATCATATCAGAAGCCTCGCTCCAGAAATTTTTCACTCTTCGACAGTAATGCATGCACTCTCCGAATTGTTTGGGACTAATTGctttgtcgttgttggtgttgttgttgttgacaatATAATGCATACTCTTCCGGCCAGCTACACACTCTGAATTTAAAAAAACCACCACAGCCTGTTCACGGAAAAAGATCATCAGCTGGTTGCACATGAGTTCTATGACAAACAGCCAGATCATTCCATTTTCAGATTTGAGGTAAATAAGAGTAAAATGTGGTAAAAAGAAGCAATCCAGCACAAGCTGATTCAGGGATCCACTAGCACCCAGGGTCAGAGTCGGGTGAGATTTTTCGCACTACTCAGTCAGATACAGTCCCATCCCAGACCCACTGTTCCACCCTACCCTTCCTAGGACTCTTGTCACTTGCCCCTTCCCACTACATAGGTATATGCGAGTCAACTGCGGAATATTCATCCACCACTAACTTTCTTCAGACTCGACCCTTCTGAGTTTTGACTACCCGCTAGTCACTAACATAACGAGAAGCCAAGTAGGCAGCATGGAAATCATCATGCTCTTCCTGACCTGGTCTAACAAGATATGTCCACCATCTTTAAAAAGCCCGCCAGCATAGCTGAGagcaaaatgaaaaaaaaaactccCTCCGTTCACTTCTGTAAGACGTTTTAGACAGCTGAAAtcgaactgttttgggtgtcgtcTTAAATGTCTAAAACGTCTTACAAAAAATGAACGGAGGGGTACAAAATATACTACTGCGAATGAAATGATCTAGTTCCTTGTCATGGGTCAGCATGAATGATAGATCAAGTGAAGGCTAAAAACAAAGAAGTGAAAGTTTACGCCAGAAGGAATGAGCTGACTACTTTATGAATGTGAAGCAAAAGGATCGGGTTGTTGTAACTGAATAATCTGATGtttctactgttgttgttgttgtaactgAATATTGCATGGTCTGACAGTTTTGAAGCTTCCAGTGCAAGCACCCATAAAGGATACAAAGGTTTGCAGATGCCCTTAACAACCTCATAATTAATACTGTATGTATCTAGTGCAGTCTCATGTACACTGCAACTCCTACCAAGGTAGCTGTATATGTATCCACCACTTGCACAAAAAGCGAAGCGCACTAACAAAAAGAGATATAGTAACAGAGAAAATGTCAACTTTCACAGAGAGGTAAAATGAGTACTCGTTCTGAATGTACCATCCATAAATCTTCTATAAACATCAAGTTTAACCATTAAGATTTGCCATTTGTGATCCAATTTCATTCACCCAAACTTTGTAGCTTCTAAGTGACTGGAGAATTCATAGCAAGAATTTTACCTTTTGTGCATCAACCACCCCAACACAGTAAGACCATCCTCCAACTCAAATAGCACCAatttttttcttttcccttttttttttggTGGGGAAAGACGAGTGCCACATGATGTAGAAGACCACCACGAAATTCAAGCTGTACAATTTTGTCACTAGAAGTTAATTTGCAAACACTCAAATGACTAGCACATAATCTTTTACATAATCAGAAAACAGTGCCATAGGAAAAATTCATAAAGGGGAAAAAAGTGCAGTGTGACAAAGAATGAAGTATCCCTAAAATGGTAAACGTGATAAGTGATAGATTCCTCCAAATACCCGTTTGGAACACAGGAATTCAAAATGTAGGGATAGGGAAAACACAGGAATTGAGATGTCACGTATCCTGGATTCCTACAAGAACCAAAGCCAAAGGAAAACTGCAAAACTGTGGTGGATGCCACACAGGAAAAACACAGGAATTGTGGACACAATGAGAATAAAACATGAGGTTCGGCCTCATGTTTGATTTCCTCCGAAATTCCTATGAAGGCCTTCTTTGGTTTAGAGGAATTTCACAGGAATTCTATAGGATAGGATTCTTGTAGGAATTTTTCCTTTAGAGCCCTTTGGTTCATAGGAATGCATTCCTATTCCTACATAGGATTGGTTCCTATCCTCCACatttcaaaggaaaaaaaaacgtaGACTCAATGGAAAAATTCCTATGATGTGAACCAAATGACATCTCTTTTCCTAATCCTACTCACAGGATTTGATATGCATGTCATCTCATTTCCTACAACTTTCCTATTCCTATGATAATCCTATCCTATGAACCAAAGAAGGCCGAAATATGCTATCCATAGGAATTTGAAAGGAATGTAGGATAGAAGATTCTTTGTTCCAAACGGCAGCAAAGGAAAAATTCCTACAGAAAACCTATACACAACAATTCCTATGTTTTTCCttcgttccaaacagggcctaaagtACATGCAGAAAAACATATTCTATATCACATTTTGTAGACACCTTCAAAAATTATTTATCTGTAACTCATCTTCATTTTACATCTGTACATATGCAAATGCCTTAAACAGATCACCACATCTTCTAAGCAACACCAAAGATAAAACAGACAATTACAGTTCCACCTGTACTTTATTTTTGTTGCCGCAGTGAACATTACTCCCATCATTCACGAGTTTCTGGTAAAAACAATCTCCATCCACCAAAATCTATGTCCTGTTAAGTCACACATTCAACAGATGCTAAAATAGTCTGTATTCTCCTCAAATATTCAGCCCTCTCCCTTTTTACAATCTCACCAGCGTCCAAACACAGTTAGAAATAATTTGCTTTCTTATTTCGTATTCTTGATTTTACCAATGCAAATGTGTAATAAAATTGATGTTACAACACAACCTCTTTTCCTGAGGTTCCAAGAATTACTTTCAGTGCTTTCAAGTGAAAAGTATGAGCAAGCCCGAGACTGGATATTTGGATGTCATCATCTCAATACAACTGCAACAAGCTGTATTCATCagaattaaaaaaaattaaaaatgcgCAACATTTTGACCTGATAGTTATCACTGCAAGGCATATCGATCACTACCAGTTCATGCAAAagcagcaaggattgacagataaCATAAATCGTTAGCTAATTCAAAGCATACCACAACAGCACAAATTCTTCCACCACATTTTATCGATACAGGCAACAGCTAGAAAATATCCGCACCAGGAAGAGATCCGAGGAGGCGGATCAGAAGTAGAGCCCCATCTGGACGTTCTTCTCCACGAATCCGCACTTGGCGTAGAACCCCCTCAGCTCCGGTGTGCAGTTCAGTATAACCTTGTAGCACCCCCTCGCCCTCGCGTGGTCCACGAGGCGGCGCACGACGCGCTCCCCGAGCCCCCGGCCGCGCGCGGCGGCGTCCACCACCACGTCCTCGACGTGCCCCACGGTGCCGCAGCGCCGGATGAACTTGCGCTCCACCAGCACCGCCCCCGCGGCGACGATGCGGCCCGTGCCGGCGTCCTCGGCGACGAGGACGAGGTGGTCGGCGCCGAGGGCCGCGAGCTCGGCGAAGCGGGAGCGGAAGGAGTCCTCGGTGAGGGGCTCGGAGGGGGAGAGCTGCGCGAGGAGGTCGCAGAAGCCCCTGGAGAGGTCGCCGAGCTCGAGCAGCCGGATGCGGTACGCGTCGGCGTCGACGCCGGCGCCGGCCTCCGACGCCATGGCTGCTTGCGGTGGTTCTTCCATCGGCGTGCCGTCAAATATGGCCCAATTGGTGTTAGTACTAGGCCCTGTTACATTTTGATTGGGCCTTTACAGGGACTGATCATATGGGCCGTATCTACAAAAGATTCGTCCGTTACGCCTTACGCGTCGCCTGGACTTGGCGTTTCGAAAACTACTTTCCCGAAGCCACCCGCCCAAAAGCCccaaacacagccgacaaaccccCAAATCGAAACGCGTCGCGTCGCCAtggtcgccgcccccgcccccgccgccggCGAGGCGACCCCGCCCCCGGAGACGCCTCCGTCCCGCGTGTCCGTTCgctcgtcctcgtcgtcctcccgGCGCCGATGCGCCCTTTCGAGCCGTTTCCGCGAGCCGGCGAGCCCGCGGCGACACGCGTGGGTCTCCCTCCAGGGCCGCCTCGTCGGCGCCGAGGAGGCAGCGTCAGCCGATGCGGCCGCGCCGGGCCTCCCGACGGACGAGGCGACGGCGTGGGAGCTCTTCAGCCCGATGCATCGCGTTCTCCTCGTCGCCACCGTGGCGGCCGCCTCCTCCCGCTCCCACGCTGCCCGCCGCATCGAGCAGCTCCAGCGGTCGATCCATTTTAGGGTTTGATTCTTCTTATCTCCTCCATTTCGATCTTATTTGGATACACAGTGGCCACCATATGCTAGGAAACGTGCCTGTATAAGTTTGTGCTGTTTATTCAGTTATTATATGAGATCTCATATTATATAGGTGATTGGGCTCCACCTTCACTAGAACGTTGCGCACATTTGTATAGTGTAGCAATACTTTTAATTAAATTTTTAGCTTGTCGAATCAGCAATACAAGTGAATTGGCAAACTAATGTTTTCGTTGTGCAGGATGAGGTGCTGCAAAGCATGCAGCAGAAGCTGGATGATCTGTTGGGCGAGATGCACTCCCTCCAACAGCAATATGTCAAGTGTGACAGTTTCGTTTCCACCCAGAGTGAAAAGGTTGAGTTGGTAAGCAGCAAGAAGCTAATGGATGAGGAGGGAACCAGATGCTGCGCGTGCTCACAACTAGTGACTGCTGCTACTCCTTACAAGATAAAGGTTGTTTACAGAGTGTATGCTTCTAGAGGTGCTTTTCTCTCCCTTACATTCTCTTATGGGGGACAAATGTGCAGGACTTCTGTGGAATGGATGAGGCACGGAGCGATGTAGTTGATAGGTCTAGTATAAGTCTTGTGGATCATGAGGAGCGCCGGATGTCAGACCTCTCAGACATTTGGAGTGTCATATCCTCTGTGGACAACCATGTAAACGGGGACAATCAGGTAACTAAGAACATACTTTTATGTGGCAGAAATATCCCTTTTGTGTTTATATTCATTTAGGATTATTAGCTGTGCTGTTTGCATACACCTGCATGTTTCCATGGCATATGATTTTTTATGCTAATGTCATATGTGCTCTTATCATCATTCTTTGATCAATGTTTAAACACACAAAATTCTTACTGATAACACTTGTAAATTTTATCCAGCTAAGTTCACTGGCAGCAGAACAAGAGTTGTATAACATTCAGAAGGAATGTGAAGAGAAGGATGCGATTATAAAGGAACTGACTGCAGCTGCACATACATCTAGCACTGCTGATGCCAAGGTTTGTGTTATCTCAAGGCTTGCATGCTACTTTGCGGGTGGTATATTCTTACAACAATTTTCTCTTTTTGTGTGTAGAGAATTGCAGAGCTGCAGGATATTCTCAGAAGGAAGAACATGGTGATATCCAAACTGAAGAAAGACATGTCAGCTCTGAAGCAGATGGTATGCAGTTATACTAGGTTCTACTGTGTGTATGTTGTTATTTGTAAATTATTTGTTTTCTGGTGAGATGCTGACTTCTCATGTCTTTTTGTTTGATAACGATAGGTTGTGGAACTAACTAGGGCTAAAAGAGCATCTTATGTCAACTTAAATACAGCTTGCTCTGAACTCCCAGTGATGTCAAGCAATATTTTATATGATATGAGCAGCACTAGCCCATCATcatcggattctgagtcttctgtaACAGCAAGAGAATTCCTTAATGTGCAGCCCACTGACGGCACTCCAGGAGACTGTGAATCCACAGGAAGCTCTAGAGTATCAGTGCGAAAAACATCTCTTCCTCCAGCAAAATCATCAGTGCGCTCGACTGTCCCACTCAAAGAGAAATGTTTAAATCCGAAAGTCGAAACAAGTTTGGTTGGTAGACAGAAGCAACTTATGTCCTCTAATGGAGACTTTAAAAAGACTAGACGACAAAGTCACCAAGATTCAAGGAATAAAGCTACAAAGAGATGGATGTAGCATCTGAACTGCAAGAACTTAATACCAGATAGGTATACTGTTTATGCTTGAATTCACCTCATCTTTTTATACGACGAAGTTTAGCGAATATCTTAcgtcaaagaagaagaaggaacctATTAAATATGCCATTCTGTTCTGTCCATCTTTGTTGAGTCCACAATTGTTCTTCCTCAATTCATTTTTATATCaattctttttgtgtgtgtccGCATCTTGTAGTTGCCACCCTTCATTAGTTCCTAGTGCTAGTCGTCACTTAATCTTCCACTCAGAAAAGGAAAGTTGCAGTTAATATTACTAATTTGATACCCTTTTTCAAGACAATGAGAATCTAGCGCTTTGATTATTCTGTCAATTGAACATGTGTTAAACTAATTGATTGAGCGAAGAGCCTAGATCCTATCTCCTAATACTCTGTAGTCTGTACATATTGGCTCCTTCCCTGGTGCAATTTTGAATGCCATTAGCTGTTACAGTACCCTGTTACACAACCCCTTTTAGGATGACACCTCTAGGAACTCAACAACCGCACACGTTTCTTTCTTGTTTGCTCACTTTTTATGTAAGCACATTCTACTTCTTtggtaatgatatccattgcatAGTGCTTGATGTTACAGCCAGTTATCTTCATTCCCCATCTTGCTGCAATAGcaggtaacataataatttccttGTGCAACTTCTTTAATTAATTACATCCATTTTTTTACATTTCAGATCaggaagaaaggaagaagttGGTTGGATAGGATAGCCTGTCAGGGTGATGCTTCCTAGCTCCTGCTGTTGTCCGGCGAAAGAATATGGATGCATGCGATGCAAGTTGCTACAT
This region includes:
- the LOC123399381 gene encoding glucosamine 6-phosphate N-acetyltransferase 1-like, translated to MEEPPQAAMASEAGAGVDADAYRIRLLELGDLSRGFCDLLAQLSPSEPLTEDSFRSRFAELAALGADHLVLVAEDAGTGRIVAAGAVLVERKFIRRCGTVGHVEDVVVDAAARGRGLGERVVRRLVDHARARGCYKVILNCTPELRGFYAKCGFVEKNVQMGLYF
- the LOC123396935 gene encoding uncharacterized protein LOC123396935; the encoded protein is MVAAPAPAAGEATPPPETPPSRVSVRSSSSSSRRRCALSSRFREPASPRRHAWVSLQGRLVGAEEAASADAAAPGLPTDEATAWELFSPMHRVLLVATVAAASSRSHAARRIEQLQRSIHFRDEVLQSMQQKLDDLLGEMHSLQQQYVKCDSFVSTQSEKVELVSSKKLMDEEGTRCCACSQLVTAATPYKIKDFCGMDEARSDVVDRSSISLVDHEERRMSDLSDIWSVISSVDNHVNGDNQLSSLAAEQELYNIQKECEEKDAIIKELTAAAHTSSTADAKRIAELQDILRRKNMVISKLKKDMSALKQMVVELTRAKRASYVNLNTACSELPVMSSNILYDMSSTSPSSSDSESSVTAREFLNVQPTDGTPGDCESTGSSRVSVRKTSLPPAKSSVRSTVPLKEKCLNPKVETSLVGRQKQLMSSNGDFKKTRRQSHQDSRNKATKRWM